A single Populus alba chromosome 7, ASM523922v2, whole genome shotgun sequence DNA region contains:
- the LOC118059616 gene encoding TMV resistance protein N, producing MVACWWQPPTLTLTATIVEEEIDIIDEFIELIPCMSSRTRSFHFRMPKEKRKQSKDEENDSSSRKRRKADLTAMTEPDSSPSRPQGAYDVFLSFRGEDTRKTFTDHLYTALVQAGIHTFRDDDELPRGKEISQHLLEAIQESKISIVVFSKGYASRWCLDELVEILKCKYRKTGQIALPIFYDIDPSNVRKQTGSFAEAFVKHEERYKEKVKEWREALEEAGNLSGWNLKDMANGREAKFIQEIIKDVLTKLDPKYLHVPKHLVGIDPLAHNIFHFLSTATDDVRIVGLHGMPGIGKTTIAKVVFNHLCYDCGYGFEGISFLLNVKEKSEPNDLVLLQQQLLHDILRQNTEKINNVDRGKVLIKERVCRKRVLIVVDDVDHLDQLNALMGERSWFGPGSRVIITTRDERLLLEADQRYQVQELNPDESLQLFCQHAFRDAKPAKDYVELSNDVVEYCGGLPMALEVLGSCLIGKKKARWESVIDRLRRIPEHAIQERLRISFDSLKAPNLKNTFLDIACFFIGGQKEYVAEVLEGRYGCNPEDDFGTLIERSLIKVDDSGTISMHDLLREMGRGIVKDESPEYPAQRSRIWCQEEAWKKVLKMQMGTEVVQGLALDVRRSDDKSLSTRSFAKMKNLKLLQIDGVDLTGSFKQLSKVLTWICWLECPLEFLPFDFTPDYVVVIDMKYSNIRELWKEKMILNNLKILDLSYSKRLVKTPNVHSSSLKKLLLEGCSSLVEVHQSIGHLKSLVCLNISGCSELKELPECMGDIESFTELLADGINNEQFLSSVGHLNYVRKLSLRGHCNWNLPYRPSPNSSWISAFLLAPTSTIWRVLGKLKLVNYGLSERATNAVDFGGLSSLEELDLSRNKFFGLPSGIIILSKLRLLRVALCSNLVSISELPSNLEHLDAYGCESMQWALCYGGYGYQILFNRCSTFSHRDKFTMIPNWFSYRGKGSSLSFHIPPVFQGLVVGVVCQRLIGLICTAKLCIKNKSNSIQLFEAYVCEPVVRNLMTYIRTSEMAMEEYCEDEELELCVELYMGEDAEVFECGIHVIVEKTDSFEGSQWDHESEVEGDTVIPTPPYLSQYSLYNFFEIDGKQGLSDLSKYTTGWLLQRIFNSHYDRPFDCCMIPKWFSYRGEGSSLSFHIPPVFQGLLIWAVCSGVGYQEYKAIIKNKRNGIPLFEATHARPYCRGRWLRLISTREMAMEKYCGDDELELHVISRSENTKVVRCGIHVIETFPFGWNSFDQNPVLDHDIYNYETSFEESEVESDRTIPSPPYHLLRHPRHGSMRFSTRQQWKAFLIWAVSLWKSMDTQKFSPHDLN from the exons CA CTGCCATGACAGAGCCAGATTCTTCTCCATCTAGACCACAAGGGGCCTATGATGTCTTTTTGAGTTTTAGAGGAGAAGATACTCGCAAGACATTTACAGATCATCTATATACTGCCTTAGTCCAAGCGGGAATCCACACTTttcgagatgatgatgaacttcCTAGAGGAAAAGAAATCTCCCAACATCTCCTCGaggcaattcaagaatcaaagatatCTATAGTGGTCTTCTCAAAAGGATATGCTTCTAGATGGTGTCTTGATGAACTTGTGGAGATTCTAAAGTGTAAATATAGGAAAACTGGTCAAATTGCTCTTCCTATATTCTATGACATCGATCCTTCAAATGTCAGAAAACAGACCGGCAGTTTTGCAGAAGCATTTGTTAAGCATGAAGAACGTTACAAAGAGAAGGTGAAGGAGTGGAGAGAAGCTCTTGAAGAGGCAGGAAATCTATCTGGTTGGAATCTCAAAGATATGGCAAATGG GCGTGAAGCAAAATTTATCCAAGAGATTATCAAGGATGTGCTGACTAAATTGGACCCCAAGTACTTACATGTTCCTAAGCACCTAGTAGGTATTGATCCGCTTGCTCACAATATTTTTCACTTCCTAAGTACTGCAACAGATGATGTACGCATTGTGGGCTTACATGGGATGCCAGGAATAGGAAAGACGACTATAgcaaaagttgtatttaatcaTCTCTGCTATGACTGTGGATATGGATTCGAGggaatctcttttcttttgaatgtcaaagaaaaatcagaacctaatgatttggttcttcTACAACAACAActacttcatgatattttaagaCAAAATACTGAGAAGATCAATAATGTTGATAGAGGAAAGGTTCTGATTAAAGAACGAGTCTGCCGCAAAAGAGTTcttattgttgttgatgatgtggATCATCTGGACCAATTAAATGCTTTGATGGGAGAGCGAAGCTGGTTTGGTCCCGGAAGCAGGGTGATAATTACAACTAGAGATGAACGCTTACTTCTTGAAGCTGATCAAAGATACCAGGTTCAAGAACTGAACCCAGATGAGTCCCTTCAGCTTTTCTGTCAGCATGCGTTTAGGGACGCCAAGCCAGCAAAAGATTATGTTGAGCTTTCTAATGATGTAGTTGAATACTGTGGAGGACTTCCTATGGCTCTTGAGGTTTTAGGTTCTTGTTTGATTGGGAAAAAGAAAGCTAGATGGGAATCTGTAATTGACAGATTGAGAAGAATTCCAGAGCATGCTATTCAAGAAAGGCTTAGAATAAGTTTTGACTCACTGAAAGCCCCAAATCTAAAGAATACATTTCTTGATATTGCATGCTTCTTTATTGGTGGACAGAAAGAATACGTAGCAGAAGTGCTAGAAGGACGTTATGGTTGCAATCCAGAAGATGATTTCGGAACTCTCATTGAAAGATCTCTGATTAAAGTTGATGATTCTGGAACGATTAGTATGCATGATCTATTACGAGAGATGGGAAGGGGGATCGTTAAGGATGAGTCACCTGAATATCCTGCACAAAGGAGCAGAATTTGGTGTCAAGAGGAGGCGTGGAAA AAAGTACTCAAGATGCAGATG GGAACAGAAGTTGTACAGGGCCTTGCACTGGATGTGAGAAGATCAGACGACAAATCACTAAGCACAAGATCATttgcaaaaatgaaaaacttaaaattactGCAAATCGATGGAGTAGATCTCACCGGATCTTTCAAACAGCTTTCTAAAGTGTTGACTTGGATTTGTTGGCTTGAATGTCCTTTGGAATTTTTGCCATTTGATTTTACACCGGACTACGTGGTTGTTATTGATATGAAGTACAGTAACATCAGAGAACTATGGAAGGAAAAAATG ATTCTCAACAATCTAAAGATTCTTGATCTCAGTTATTCAAAGAGGCTTGTTAAAACACCAAACGTGCACAGTTCAAGTCTAAAGAAACTACTTCTTGAAGGTTGCTCAAGTTTAGTTGAGGTACATCAATCTATTGGACATTTAAAGTCTCTTGTGTGTTTGAATATTTCGGGGTGTTCAGAACTTAAGGAGCTGCCAGAGTGTATGGGTGATATTGAGTCCTTCACTGAGCTTCTAGCAGATGGAATTAACAACGAGCAATTTCTCTCTTCAGTTGGACATTTAAACTATGTGAGGAAGTTGTCATTGCGCGGACACTGCAACTGGAACTTACCATATCGGCCTTCACCAAATTCTTCTTGGATTTCAGCTTTTCTGCTAGCTCCAACTTCCACTATTTGGAGAGTATTGGGAAAGCTAAAACTTGTTAATTATGGTTTGTCTGAACGTGCAACTAATGCTGTTGATTTTGGAGGTTTGTCATCTCTCGAAGAGTTGGATCTATCAAGAAACAAGTTCTTCGGTCTGCCTTCTGGCATCATCATCCTTTCTAAGCTGCGGCTTTTGAGGGTTGCGCTTTGCAGCAATCTTGTATCAATCTCAGAGCTTCCCTCAAATTTAGAACATTTGGATGCATATGGTTGCGAATCAATGCAATGG gcATTGTGCTACGGTGGTTATGGGTATCAAATTCTCTTCAATCGTTGTTCTACGTTCAGCCACAGAGACAAGTTCACTATGATTCCAAATTGGTTCAGCTACCGAGGAAAAGGAAGttcattatcatttcatataCCTCCAGTTTTCCAAGGCTTGGTCGTTGGGGTTGTCTGTCAACGCTTGATAGGTCTTATTTGTACCGCCaaattgtgtataaaaaataaaagcaacagtattcaattgtttgaaGCATACGTATGTGAACCGGTCGTTAGAAATTTGATGACATACATACGTACAAGTGAGATGGCAATGGAAGAATATTGTGAAGATGAGGAATTGGAACTATGCGTGGAACTTTATATGGGAGAAGACGCTGAAGTGTTTGAATGTGGGATCCATGTGATCGTTGAAAAGACAGATTCATTTGAAGGGTCACAGTGGGATCATGAGTCTGAAGTTGAAGGAGATACAGTAATACCTACACCACCATATCTGTCTCAATATTCGCTGTACAATTTCTTTGAGATTGACGGCAAGCAAGGTCTGAGTGATTTATCAAAATATACTACGGGTTGGCTTCTTCAG aGAATCTTCAATTCTCACTATGACAGACCCTTCGATTGTTGTATGATTCCAAAATGGTTTAGCTACCGTGGAGAAGGGAGttcattatcatttcatataCCTCCAGTTTTCCAAGGCTTGCTCATTTGGGCTGTATGTTCAGGTGTTGGGTATCAAGAATACAAggctattataaaaaataaaagaaacggTATTCCATTGTTCGAAGCTACACATGCACGACCCTATTGCCGTGGTAGGTGGCTAAGACTCATAAGTACACGTGAGATGGCAATGGAAAAATATTGTGGAGATGATGAATTGGAACTACATGTGATATCGAGGTCCGAAAACACTAAAGTGGTACGATGTGGGATCCATGTGATAGAGACATTTCCATTTGGATGGAACAGCTTCGATCAAAATCCAGTGTTGGATCATGACATTTACAACTACGAGACTTCATTTGAAGAGTCCGAAGTTGAAAGCGATAGAACGATACCTTCACCACCATATCATCTGCTTCGTCATCCCCGTCATGGTTCAATGAGATTTTCTACAAGGCAGCAGTGGAAAGCTTTTTTGATTTGGGCGGTCAGCCTATGGAAAAGCATGGACACGCAAAAGTTCTCACCTCATGATCTCAATTAG